The Ptychodera flava strain L36383 chromosome 7, AS_Pfla_20210202, whole genome shotgun sequence DNA window ccaaatcaagacatcaatgccgaataattgaaaaagaaccgaattaacataataaattcataataatgtcaaggtaatgtcgtaataagcaccaaataatcgcataataaagactaAATaaggacataaaaatgaccaaatcaccaaataatggaataataatgatgagataagtttaaataaagatttcaagataattttggcggtgttctcaccccatatgCCCTCACTGTATTTAGAATTATTTATCCACTGCGCACATCGTAATAATCCGTGGTGTGCGCTGATTGCTCTGGACGTTACTGCCACGGTCCGTCAgcccacaggttatcgtaacattgcttggatagtcgttccgaggcgggcggccgcaggtcgccgtttacttctttgttttccaagtaaacggcgacctgcggccgcccgcctcggaacgactatccaagcaatgttacgataacctgtgcgTCAGCCAAGCGAGCGGTCAAACTTTAAATCCGGGGGTCAAATATGATGCAAATTAGACAGAATAAGAAAATTTAAATCCAAGATAGCGGCCAGGTCCTgtgaccaatgaaaatttaaaggAACAGGTGCATTAGTACTCTTTGAGCCTGCTTTGAGCCCAtcagccctgcaagtttgaaatGGCTGCGTGCAGCACAGGTTATCTTTTTTTTCCCAAGTAAACGgtgacctgcggccgcccgcctcggaacgactatccaagcaatgttacgataacctgtggcgTGCAGCGGTCTctgagatctaggtcgacaaaaaattGACGGAAGAAGAAGTTGGCTGTTGTTGTAGTTGCAGAAAGCTGAACTCCTGTAAAAGCAGTAGACCGTGCAAAAATACGATaccagagaaataaataaccCCAAGTTAACCGattattgaaattgaaaatagccTCTATCCTGATGTTATTTGTACGCGAAAAAATCATTTCcgatttttaacaaaagtaagTTGGTGgaaattgtatttattttaagGGCTTCACAATGAACTCACAAATTGTCAAGTGGTCgatcagaaaagtattacaAAAATTGAGAACCCGAGTCTTGGTCTTCAAGGCGTATTTACCTTTATACTGAGAATCTTTTTTTCTATTCCTGTATGCAGGCATACTCTTTGCTCCATGGCCAATATGGAAAGAACTCCGCAAATCCTGCTTGGGAATCTTCCATGAGCTAGGAATGGCAAAAAACTCGACTGAACTACGAATTCAAGAGGAAAGCCAACATCTCGCGAAGACTCTGTGACAATTAAACGGTGCGCCGACAGATTTGAGTCAGGTTTTAATGAGTGCCGTTTCCAACATAACCTGTAACTTGCTGTTCGGGAAGCGATTCGATTATGACGACGAAGAGTTCAAGGGACTTCTAGAGATCAGTCGTCAGTTAGCAGTGAATACTCAACAGTCTTCAATTCTCAGTTTTATTCCATCGTTGTGCCGTTTGCCCTTGCCAATAAAAACCAGGCTGATGGCAGAGCACAACCGAATGGGTATGTTCATGGAGAAGGCAATAGCCGAACATACAGAGACGATTTCACAGTGTGAACCTGTTCAAGAGTCGTTTATCAGAGGGTACATAAGTCAAGTCAAAAACTACAAAAGTAATCCATCAAACAGGCACAACTCAAGCACCTTCTCAGAAGATCCAGACCACCTCAAATATTCTTTAATCGTCCTTTTCACCGCTGGAACTGAAACCTCCGCAACTACTTTGCTATGGGTCTTACTCTATCTCTGCCTAAACCAGGACATCCAAGAGAATTGTTTTAGCGAAATTAAAAACGCCATTGGCCTTGAAAATACCCCATCCTATGCCGACAAAACCAAACTCCCGTACGTAGAAGCGGTATTGTTGGAAGTTCAGCGAATAGCAAGCATTGTTCCAATCGGTATTGCACGGTCTATGATGGAAGATGCAGAGCTCTATGGTTACAACATTCCGAAGGGAGCCATGGTTATGCCAAACTTCTGGGCTGTGCACATGAACGAGGAGCTATGGGAGCATCCAGAGAAGTTTGATCCTGCTAGGTTTCTGGATGATTCGGGGAGACTGGTGAACAGTGAACGGCTTATGCCGTTTTCAGTCGGTAAGTAGTGAtagtaaccctttgagcaccaaagtcatttttgtcgCCCTTATGAAatatgccaaagtcaatttttttcaaagtttgacaaaattttgataaaaatctgtagctaatgaaatgtgatatccttTTGGTCCACAATTaaccaaaaaattacagaaaaattcataaaaattggtaaggGGTTAAGCACAGAATGGCTGTTTCAACCTAAGGCAACGCTGCAGCGAAAAGAACAAAgttatttctgtaaattaaaACATGCCCACCATTAAGGGACAAAGCCGCTATTTTTGgagcttttgtttgtttgatgtgaAGAGTTGTTTGGGCTGTTTGACTACTTGAAACACAGAAATACAATTGTACTGAACCTCTACTTGCAGCCAGACAAGTTTAAACTTGTCGTGGAGATTTCTAGGTTTTTTACCGTAAAATTAGCTACAGCGTACAACTCTGACTGTGCATGACTAAATGCTTATATACTGTTACATAAAATTTGGACCTGATGCAAGTTTTCGTTATGATATCTTGGTGTTGCGTTTCATATGGAGAAGGATACATATAGCAGCATATACAGCAGCTTTCACTTACATTGTGGCgacatttattgacataataaaTCCGGATAAACACCAGGTTGGGATATAGAAGTAGTTCGTTTCGTCTTGAGGTCAAGAACAAAATCATCTATTTGCATTCAGCAAAGAAATACGTGTTTACATTGCTTAAGTTGTAGGCCCATATTTTGTAAAGTGTGCGACTTCATATATGCAATGAATTCTTGTATCAAGTAAAggttaccagatatgaactgtaaatgctcacgtgtttcattatatattgcagttatgtgtaaatttgaacatttgccacatgtttgcaacttcattgaaagtattatgatcaacataataaacaatattcaccacagattaactctatagggcattaagtattcaaatatgtaattagctgaaataaaaataattaatttctttgacttctatcattgtatcaccacttaatatagcaagtgtattgcctttggtcaagtccttcaaactaccggtatatacagtgtttttgctaagggcgGTAagtaggtaaatgttaccagggttccccttggtatatcaatataATCAAATAGAGGgacagcagcaatgttaccggggttcccaaatcatttaccaatattccccaaccttagcaaaaacactgatatattccaaactttgaaagctcattagatgtgcaaactataaattagctgacatgaaaacttaagtgcgaaatgacttccaatattggtataacctggtataatcatcaatgtacatagcatgttatgccaactttgatcaaataaatccaagtatatatccctaattaggaaagttcattaaatacacacattaggaattggctgaagcaaaaatgcttaatgcctttcaataatgttagcctacataatagtatctttaatgtacatagcaagtttcatcaattttggtcatgtaaattcaaatatatatcgctaatttcaaaaattcattaaatatgcaaattaggagatGGATTAAGTAAGAATGctttatgactttcaataatgtcgtatcgtagcatctttaatgtacatagcaagttttgtcaactttggtttagtcaatacagataaatatccctgattatgaaagttcattagatatgcaaataaggaattggctaaagttcaaatgcataatgactttcaataatgtcctatcatagtatctttaatgtacatagcccatttcatcaactttggtctcgtcaattcagataaatacccctaatcaggaaagttcataaaatatgcaaattaggaattggctgaagcaaaaatgctgaatgacatttaataaagTTCTAtgatagtatctttaatgtacatagcaagtttcattaattttggtcatgtaacttcaaatatatatccttaatttcaaaaattcattgaatatgcaaattaggatttggatgaagtaaaaatgcttaatgactttcaataaggttaaatcatagtatcttcaatatgcataccaagtttcgtcaattttgattgagtgaattcagatatatactccaaattaggaaatttcattaaacatgcaaattagtaattgtctttcacgtcaccccttaatatctttcaagatgatatatcttgatgtgatcaacatttgtagcgaatctcatcaaattgtgtgcagtcattgtcaatatatatcagttttttgtaaaatcattaattatgcaaatgaacaaaaagtaagcaagccacacccaccaaaaactaatcagttcttgccatttgcaaactgaatctatgtaccggatttgattctgatctgatgagccgtttttgagatattgagtacagagacagacagacacacacacagacacacagacacacagacattgctgcgacatatgctcaggtgtgtcaacacgtgagcaaaaaatgagcGACGTTGTCCCTTAAATCCTGTGTTTATAATCACATCTTCTGTTAATAAAATACTTGTTCATCTATTCCAGGTTTTTAACGTTTTTCTTATTGTGACATAGCCACTAGATAGTTAATATTTTATCACTCGAATTTAGCTTCGACCAATGACAATGACTGTGACCTATTGTAACCCCTTCTGCACGTGGGGCATCGTGAGAACGATTCCCTTGTTTCTCTTCGAGACTCTCtgatgtaaccgttcatccgCTTTTTGCGAACGTATTGTTTTGGCAACAGCTTGAGTCATTAACACCAACCGGACACTTAAGGAAAACTTCCTACgttatgttgacagatgtactgatgggAGCGACCTTCCTGTCTTTCACTACTGCCGACTCTCTTTTAGTTAATTATAGATGCTTACCAAAGGCATGACAATATGCAGATTTAGAGACGatttaagttgtacactttCTGGACAGAGAGACACTTCACTTCTTGACGCATTCCTGTACAGAGACGTAGACGCTCTGAGACTTTGACACACTGACCTCAGTGAGAAGCCCAGTCTATTTGACTGTGGTGGACCATGTCTTTGTAGAATCTATTGAGACGCCCCGGACGACACTGACCGTGACCGACGCCTATTATTAGACTAGTGTGagacatagaagttttaccgtgtaactcatgttactcagctgaataaagtgcaACGACTTAGAGTATATTTGTGTACCAGTTGCCGTCTCTACTGCCTGACGTTCCACGCCACAGAGTGTACGTATCCGACAATAGCTATATCAcaaccacgctacgtgacaTTATAATTGTATCACAGCTTGATTGAAAAGATATCGTAAATTGGCTTAACTTCTGAAATGTGCACCAAATCATATTTTAACAAAGGAAAATATTGTAACTTTTCTTCGACTACAGGTTCACGTGACTGCCTCGGTTCTCAGCTGGCAAAGATGGAAATGTTCCTCTTTCTGACACGACTCATCCAGCAATTCCAATTTAAGTTCCCGGATGATGATATCATTCCGTCTACTGAAGGTCCTTTTGGCTTTGTCCTCGTTCCTGAGAAGTTCAAAATTATTGCAGTTGATAGAACCGTAGACGACAtataatgaattttaaaaaatatcagaGTACGTGTTATTCAGTATAGAATAGTAAAACTTACTAACGCCGGGTACAAAATTTAGGAATTGACTATTTGCAAGATTATCCTCAaatacacaacaacaacaacaacaacaacaacagcttacttctcgcaaaagACGAATCTCTCAACTCTatcattatgtttacatttaagGTAGTACAAGTATCGCAGGTAAAACAAACTTtttctaaaactttcctcaacgaaactttcaaccacttaccaaatcacgaataaaaatcaggagccaacgtgcaaagtttggtactagagaaacaaattaccgaacatttactgatattagaattTCAAAATACCCGCCATCCTTATGTTAACTCGAcggggaaaatatatttttttgattttcgagGAACTATGCCTGTGAACATTATTCTTACTCAAGGATTTTAAAACAAGCCCTCACAAGCGGTAGACGGGATAAtcttgtaaaactttgagagtcctGATACGTGTCCGCGGGGTGCATTCTAACATAATCAACAAACTTACATTCCAATTTACCGATCAAGCGACATAAATTTCCTGCAAGGGTTAACGGCTTATCTTCGATAGGGCGAAATACTAACGATACTTTGTGTACTTTCgtcatacctgatacttaaaACAAAGAAACCTGTCGGGAAAGCATTAGGAAGCTAACAtaaaacttgaagttgaacgTCATCAGCTTATTTGGTCCATATAACGATAAGGTCAATATCAGGGCCAAGATCAGTGTCAGAGCTATACCGGTCTTTCGGTACATTCATTTTATCTGAAAACTGCTTTCTATCAGGTTCACGGATGTCAGAGTCGCTGACCTTATTTATTATTTAGTGTCTGTATTTTAATGGTATCAATTGATATATAAGCACtttgaattttaccaaaaaatcTTTACATATCTTCACGTCTTTAATGTAGTTCACAGACAATACTAAAGGAATGAAAGCAACTGCATGATTTCTGTCTACCTAAAGTGTACACTTTTGAGTAACAGCTTCAGCTAACGAACTTGTTGGCACGGGATTGATGAGATCACCTATTCAGTGTTGACTCCACTCACTAATAATATTACGGTATGGACGTGTCATCAGATGAACGTCATTCAGGCATAATAATTATATATCGTTGTTTATTTAACCGGATTCATTTTCTGTTGTATTCGTTATTATTCCTGatatactttcaaaatttcgattTTTGAGTAAATAAAGACATTGACATTACAGAGTGGAATCAATTACAAATCGAAATAATCTTCACGTCTTCCTTCAGCTTTTAGAAGCCAAaccaaatattttttgttggaACCAATGGAGAGTTGTATCTTTGttcatgtttgtcaataaaaaaacggtgtttatttgttttggttttttttgtttacaagtaTCGTCAATAAATGATACGTTCACAAGTTTCTACTACAATTCCACACATATGAAATAAAACACACCCCTCCTTTGCCATGAGGAGTGAGCATTCATGTGTGTCCACCACTCTCTCCGAATACTCACACTTTGTAATAAGTCATTGGAAAGGTGAGTATTCAGAGATAGCGATATGAATCCCCTagacaggtgttaggtcaatgtcagcataactgatgaatttttcgtgtgggcaagtccactgAAATTTTGGGTTAACGATGAAattagcgccctcagtggtgtttttgccAAAATCCATGCTCATTGTTATGATTTCCATGGGTTCTTTAACTCCTTGTATTTCCACGGAATGCTACAGTCATCTTTCACAACACTCTGCCTTTTTGATTCAAGCAGGCaattatctttacaaaaatacttcaaattaaagggacaaagccggccattttttcatgaattttgtttgatacgagatactacttatattttttgatatgttgaaagatactgaatgaataagtgatcatgcatatattcgactccggttttagacaaattaaatgaaaaaatgaataaatggtcatgaatTTGTCCATTTAATGAAGAGGGTTCAATGACTTTCGGTATAGTCAAAGTACCCAACTGGTTCTCTTGTAAATACAGTTGAGAAATAATCTGCAAGTATTTCAGATTCCTCGACATCGTCAGTGGTCAAATTGTAAGAACAAGATCAACCACGGAGGGCTTGTCAGATACTCTGCTCCCAATTGATGAAGTGATGTGTCGAAATTGGAATGAAAAACTATCAAAGACTGTcttcagaaatttgaaattgtcattgTTTTCACTTAATATACATTTACCAGTTTTGCGAATCAATGTATCTGTGATTAAAGTCTCTTGTAATTAATAGAGGAGAATGGTATTTCTCTGTCAGTTCGGTTATGAGAtgattgatgttgttgttgttgttgttgttgttgtcgttgttgttgttgtttgctgTGCGTaat harbors:
- the LOC139137632 gene encoding cytochrome P450 2U1-like; translation: MSAVSNITCNLLFGKRFDYDDEEFKGLLEISRQLAVNTQQSSILSFIPSLCRLPLPIKTRLMAEHNRMGMFMEKAIAEHTETISQCEPVQESFIRGYISQVKNYKSNPSNRHNSSTFSEDPDHLKYSLIVLFTAGTETSATTLLWVLLYLCLNQDIQENCFSEIKNAIGLENTPSYADKTKLPYVEAVLLEVQRIASIVPIGIARSMMEDAELYGYNIPKGAMVMPNFWAVHMNEELWEHPEKFDPARFLDDSGRLVNSERLMPFSVGSRDCLGSQLAKMEMFLFLTRLIQQFQFKFPDDDIIPSTEGPFGFVLVPEKFKIIAVDRTVDDI